A part of Streptomyces sp. NBC_00557 genomic DNA contains:
- a CDS encoding glutamate ABC transporter substrate-binding protein, whose product MYATRVRASLRGWGGVGAMAVLCALALGLVLLLPCTQQAPHRPQRSGQAVAAGVQARASDCTDSEAQKQTLAPSGADGPTIDAIKSRTGARRKLIVGVDQNSYHWGYRNPNTPGAELEGFDIDLVHRIAQDILGDPDAVQFKAIPTSQRISAIQDGRVDMVVRTMTITCDRLSQVAFSAPYFKTGQQVLAPKSSSITGYNGTLAHQRICTAAGSTAYAKLDADRKSGALPATADISTTVPNQLDCLVRLQLGEVDAVVTDGALAASQAAQDPTVELKGGAFTTEYYGVAMKKDASDLVRRVNRILVGYRAGGWQASYDKWLSATLGKDSSASKPPAPQYLRTG is encoded by the coding sequence ATGTACGCGACGCGTGTACGAGCCTCCCTGCGGGGCTGGGGCGGCGTCGGCGCGATGGCGGTGCTGTGCGCGCTCGCACTGGGCCTCGTGCTGCTGCTGCCGTGCACCCAGCAGGCCCCGCACCGGCCGCAGCGCTCCGGGCAGGCCGTCGCCGCGGGGGTGCAGGCCCGCGCGAGCGACTGCACGGACTCCGAGGCGCAGAAGCAGACCCTGGCGCCGTCCGGCGCCGACGGGCCGACGATCGACGCGATCAAGTCCCGTACCGGCGCCCGGCGCAAGCTGATCGTCGGCGTCGACCAGAACAGCTACCACTGGGGCTACCGCAACCCCAACACCCCCGGCGCGGAGCTGGAGGGCTTCGACATCGACCTGGTGCACCGGATAGCCCAGGACATCCTCGGCGACCCGGACGCGGTGCAGTTCAAGGCGATCCCGACCAGCCAGCGGATCTCCGCGATCCAGGACGGCCGGGTGGACATGGTGGTGCGGACCATGACGATCACCTGCGACCGGCTGTCCCAGGTGGCGTTCTCCGCGCCCTACTTCAAGACCGGGCAGCAGGTCCTCGCCCCCAAGTCGTCGTCCATCACCGGCTACAACGGCACACTGGCGCACCAGAGGATCTGCACGGCGGCCGGTTCGACGGCGTACGCCAAGCTGGACGCCGACAGGAAGAGCGGCGCCCTGCCCGCCACCGCCGACATCTCCACCACCGTCCCGAACCAGCTGGACTGCCTGGTGAGGCTGCAACTCGGCGAGGTGGACGCGGTGGTGACCGACGGCGCGCTCGCCGCCAGCCAGGCCGCGCAGGACCCGACGGTCGAACTGAAGGGCGGGGCGTTCACCACCGAGTACTACGGCGTGGCGATGAAGAAGGACGCCTCCGATCTGGTACGCCGGGTCAATCGCATTCTGGTGGGCTACCGCGCCGGCGGCTGGCAGGCGTCGTACGACAAGTGGCTGTCGGCGACACTGGGTAAGGACTCCTCGGCGTCCAAGCCGCCCGCGCCGCAGTACCTGCGGACGGGCTGA
- a CDS encoding N-acetylglucosamine kinase gives MGLTSSSPAGVLAIDAGNSKTDVAVVTAAGEVLATARGGGFRPPAVGVAAALDALADPVARAFAAAGVASVSHVSACLANADLPVEEEQLAAALRARGWGGSVTVRNDTFAILRAGVAEPRGVAVVCGAGINCVGMRPDGRTARFPAIGRISGDWGGGWGLAEEALWFAARAEDGRGEPTALSRDLPAHFGLPTMYALIEALHLEHIDHDRRHELTPVLFATAAGGDAVARSIVARLAEEVAVLATVALTRLDLLDEETPVLLGGSVLTAGHALLDDAVRDLLAARAPKADVRVVTASPVLGAALLGLDRLGAGTQAQERARGYWTG, from the coding sequence GTGGGCCTGACCTCATCCTCTCCCGCGGGGGTACTCGCGATCGACGCGGGCAACAGCAAGACCGACGTGGCCGTGGTCACCGCCGCCGGGGAGGTGCTGGCCACGGCCCGCGGCGGCGGCTTCCGCCCGCCCGCGGTGGGGGTGGCGGCGGCGCTGGACGCGCTGGCGGACCCGGTCGCGCGGGCCTTCGCCGCAGCGGGCGTCGCCTCGGTCAGCCATGTCTCGGCCTGCCTGGCGAACGCCGATCTGCCGGTGGAGGAGGAGCAGTTGGCGGCGGCGCTGCGGGCGCGCGGCTGGGGCGGCTCGGTGACCGTGCGCAACGACACCTTCGCGATCCTGCGGGCGGGCGTCGCCGAGCCGCGCGGTGTGGCCGTGGTGTGCGGGGCGGGCATCAACTGCGTCGGCATGCGCCCCGACGGCCGTACCGCACGCTTCCCGGCGATCGGCCGCATCTCCGGCGACTGGGGCGGGGGCTGGGGGCTGGCGGAGGAGGCGCTGTGGTTCGCGGCGCGCGCGGAGGACGGCCGGGGCGAGCCGACCGCGCTCAGCCGCGACCTGCCCGCGCACTTCGGACTGCCGACCATGTACGCGCTCATCGAGGCGCTGCACCTGGAGCACATCGACCACGACCGCCGGCACGAGCTGACCCCGGTGCTGTTCGCGACGGCCGCCGGGGGCGATGCGGTGGCCCGCTCGATCGTGGCCCGGCTCGCGGAGGAGGTCGCGGTGCTGGCCACGGTGGCGCTGACCCGCCTGGACCTGCTCGACGAGGAGACGCCGGTCCTGCTCGGCGGCAGCGTCCTGACGGCCGGTCACGCCCTGCTGGACGACGCCGTCCGCGACCTGCTGGCGGCCCGCGCCCCCAAGGCCGACGTCCGCGTGGTCACGGCGAGCCCGGTCCTCGGCGCGGCCCTGCTGGGCCTGGACCGGCTGGGCGCGGGAACGCAGGCGCAGGAGCGGGCGCGCGGGTACTGGACGGGATAG
- a CDS encoding 6-phospho-beta-glucosidase, protein MKLTVVGGGSTYTPELVDGFARLRDTLPVEELVLVDPAAERLELVGGLARRILAKQGHPGRIVTTADLDAAVDGADAVLLQLRVGGQAAREQDETWPLTCGCVGQETTGAGGLAKALRTVPVVLGIAERVRRANPRAWIIDFTNPVGIVTRALLQAGHRAVGLCNVAIGFQRKFAGLLGVAPADVHLDHVGLNHLTWETGVRLGGPEGENVLPKLLAEHGDAIAGDLHLPRPLLDRLGVVPSYYLRYYYAHDEVVRELRTKPSRAAEVAAMERELLTMYGDPALDEKPALLAKRGGAYYSEAAVDLAAALLGGAGSPYQVVNTVNKGTLPFLPDDAVIEVQAAVGPCGPVPLPVPDLDPLFAGLVANVTAYEDLALQAALHGGRDRVFRALLAHPLIGQYAYAENLTDQLVAHNREHLAWA, encoded by the coding sequence GTGAAACTCACCGTGGTCGGCGGAGGCTCGACCTACACCCCCGAACTCGTCGACGGCTTCGCGCGCCTGCGGGACACCCTGCCCGTCGAGGAACTCGTCCTCGTGGACCCGGCCGCCGAACGCCTGGAGCTGGTGGGCGGCCTGGCGCGCCGTATCCTCGCCAAGCAGGGCCATCCGGGCCGGATCGTCACCACCGCCGACCTGGACGCGGCCGTGGACGGCGCCGACGCCGTGCTGCTCCAGCTGCGCGTCGGCGGGCAGGCGGCCCGCGAGCAGGACGAGACCTGGCCGCTCACCTGCGGCTGCGTCGGGCAGGAGACCACCGGCGCGGGCGGCCTCGCCAAGGCGCTGCGCACGGTCCCGGTCGTCCTCGGCATCGCCGAACGGGTCCGCCGGGCCAACCCCCGTGCCTGGATCATCGACTTCACCAACCCGGTCGGCATCGTCACCCGCGCCCTGCTCCAGGCCGGGCACCGGGCGGTCGGCCTGTGCAACGTGGCGATCGGCTTCCAGCGGAAGTTCGCCGGCCTGCTCGGTGTCGCCCCGGCGGATGTGCATCTGGACCATGTGGGCCTCAACCACCTGACGTGGGAGACCGGTGTGCGTCTCGGCGGTCCGGAAGGCGAGAACGTCCTGCCGAAACTGCTCGCCGAGCACGGCGACGCGATCGCCGGCGACCTCCACCTGCCGCGCCCGCTGCTGGACCGGCTGGGCGTGGTCCCCTCCTACTACCTGCGCTACTACTACGCCCACGACGAGGTCGTGCGGGAGCTGCGCACCAAGCCGTCCCGGGCCGCCGAAGTGGCGGCGATGGAGCGGGAGCTGCTGACGATGTACGGCGATCCGGCCCTGGACGAGAAGCCGGCGCTGCTCGCCAAGCGGGGCGGGGCCTACTACTCGGAGGCGGCCGTGGACCTGGCGGCGGCGCTGCTGGGCGGGGCGGGCAGCCCGTACCAGGTGGTGAACACCGTCAACAAGGGCACCCTGCCCTTCCTCCCGGACGACGCGGTGATCGAGGTCCAGGCCGCGGTCGGCCCCTGCGGGCCGGTCCCGCTGCCGGTGCCGGACCTGGACCCCCTGTTCGCCGGGCTGGTCGCGAACGTGACGGCGTACGAGGACCTGGCGCTCCAGGCGGCGCTGCACGGCGGCCGCGACCGCGTCTTCCGCGCCCTGCTCGCCCACCCGCTGATCGGCCAGTACGCCTACGCCGAGAACCTCACCGACCAGCTCGTCGCACACAACCGGGAGCACCTCGCGTGGGCCTGA
- a CDS encoding carbohydrate ABC transporter permease, producing MTQVLDKPVELRAPVSPAERTARRRALLEWIAVHSLGVAAALFFTLPFVFVFLTSLMSDSQALSRDLIPHTWEWGNYKSVLRTPGFLTWWKNTLIYAGLGTVLTVASSIPVAYALAKFRFRGRNLSLMLVISMMMLPPQVVIIPMYLFWAKQLDLSGTLWPLIIPMAFGDAFSIFLLRQFLMTIPNEYLDAAKVDGCGDLRTLLKVVLPMARPGIAAVALFQFFYAWNDYFGPQIYASENPGAWTLSYGLESFKGAHHTDWNLTMAATVLVMAPVILVFFFAQRAFVEGVTLTGVKG from the coding sequence ATGACCCAGGTACTGGACAAACCGGTGGAACTGCGGGCGCCGGTCTCGCCCGCCGAGCGCACCGCCCGGCGCCGGGCCCTGCTGGAGTGGATCGCCGTCCACTCCCTCGGCGTCGCCGCCGCGCTGTTCTTCACCCTGCCCTTCGTGTTCGTCTTCCTGACCTCGCTGATGAGCGACAGCCAGGCGCTCAGCCGCGATCTGATCCCGCACACCTGGGAGTGGGGCAACTACAAGAGCGTGCTCCGTACTCCGGGCTTCCTGACCTGGTGGAAGAACACGCTGATCTACGCGGGCCTGGGCACCGTGCTCACCGTGGCGTCGTCGATCCCGGTGGCGTACGCGCTCGCCAAGTTCCGCTTCCGGGGCCGCAACCTGTCGCTCATGCTGGTGATCTCGATGATGATGCTGCCCCCGCAGGTGGTCATCATCCCGATGTACCTGTTCTGGGCGAAGCAGCTGGACCTGTCCGGCACGCTGTGGCCGCTGATCATCCCGATGGCGTTCGGGGACGCGTTCTCCATCTTCCTGCTGCGCCAGTTCCTGATGACCATCCCGAACGAGTACCTGGACGCGGCGAAGGTGGACGGCTGCGGGGACCTGAGGACCCTGCTGAAGGTGGTCCTGCCGATGGCCCGGCCGGGCATCGCCGCCGTCGCCCTCTTCCAGTTCTTCTACGCCTGGAACGACTACTTCGGCCCGCAGATCTACGCGTCCGAGAACCCCGGCGCCTGGACCCTGTCCTACGGCCTGGAGTCCTTCAAGGGCGCCCACCACACCGACTGGAACCTGACGATGGCCGCGACCGTGCTGGTCATGGCCCCCGTGATCCTCGTGTTCTTCTTCGCCCAGCGGGCGTTCGTCGAGGGCGTCACCCTCACCGGAGTAAAGGGTTGA
- a CDS encoding carbohydrate ABC transporter permease — translation MSTVTLASRHRRSALRTLAFMSPWLIGFAVFFAYPLVSTVYFSFMHYDGFKPPTWSGGKNWAYVFEHYPLFWPALRNTLWLVLVMVTLRVVFGLGIGLLITKIKTGTGVFRTLFYLPYLAPPVAATMAFAFLLNPGTGPVNSILEKAGIPAPGWFNDPAWSKPALTLLALWGIGDLMVIFMAALLDVPAEQYEAAELDGASVWQRFRYVTLPNISPIVMFAVVTGVIQTMQYYTQPLIAGKVASGVIQGAGTQFEPGYPDKSTLTLPQLVYNLGFQRFDYGSACVVALVLFALSMGFTGLLMRRRGGLVQAGD, via the coding sequence ATGAGCACGGTCACTCTGGCGTCCAGGCACCGCCGGTCGGCACTGCGGACTCTCGCCTTCATGTCGCCCTGGCTGATCGGGTTCGCGGTGTTCTTCGCGTACCCGCTGGTCTCGACGGTCTATTTCTCCTTCATGCACTACGACGGCTTCAAGCCGCCGACGTGGAGCGGGGGCAAGAACTGGGCCTATGTCTTCGAGCACTACCCGCTGTTCTGGCCGGCCCTGCGCAACACCCTGTGGCTGGTGCTGGTGATGGTGACCCTCCGGGTCGTCTTCGGGCTCGGTATCGGCCTGCTCATCACGAAGATCAAGACGGGGACGGGCGTCTTCCGCACCCTGTTCTACCTGCCCTACCTCGCCCCGCCGGTGGCGGCCACCATGGCCTTCGCCTTCCTGCTCAACCCCGGCACCGGCCCGGTGAACTCGATCCTGGAGAAGGCGGGCATCCCGGCGCCGGGCTGGTTCAACGACCCCGCCTGGTCCAAGCCGGCCCTCACCCTGCTGGCCCTGTGGGGCATCGGCGACCTCATGGTGATCTTCATGGCCGCGCTGCTGGACGTGCCGGCCGAGCAGTACGAGGCGGCCGAGCTGGACGGCGCCTCGGTCTGGCAGCGGTTCCGGTACGTCACGCTGCCGAACATCTCCCCGATCGTGATGTTCGCGGTCGTCACCGGCGTGATCCAGACCATGCAGTACTACACGCAGCCGCTGATCGCCGGGAAGGTCGCCTCCGGGGTGATCCAGGGCGCGGGCACCCAGTTCGAGCCCGGCTACCCCGACAAGTCCACGCTCACCCTGCCCCAGCTCGTCTACAACCTCGGCTTCCAGCGCTTCGACTACGGCTCGGCCTGTGTGGTGGCGCTGGTGCTGTTCGCCCTGTCGATGGGGTTCACCGGGTTGCTGATGCGACGCCGGGGCGGTCTCGTCCAGGCAGGTGACTGA
- a CDS encoding ABC transporter substrate-binding protein: MPEAVPSAARKAAFALTACAVLLAASACTGQPGSGATDDASKDTTINFWHAWSAPNEVKAVKSLVAGFEKAHPNIHVNVVGNMTDDKINQALRSGGDKAPDVISSFTTNNVGKFCSSGALVDLNPFFKKAGIDPEKTFPKPMNEYTQFDGNRCTVPLLGDAYGLYYNKTAFRKAGIARPPKTWSEFEADAKKLTIPQGDGYQQLGFMPDYHGWESTTEHYFAQFSPTYFDKDGKSDLAKDPAFQQGFALQKRLVDELGGFQKLERFRATLGDEWGPKHPFHTGQVAMQLDGEWRLGMAEQAKPAFGIGVAPLPVPDDQVNQYGKGYITGTIAGIAATSHKQNAAWEFVKYVSTDTDAVVGFANDIHNVPSTLAALKSPKLKYDPRFKTFLDIAANPYSATTPASVNGGQYLVTIQQFGYDYESGKVTDLKAGLRKTAAQIDTDIAQAK; the protein is encoded by the coding sequence ATGCCCGAAGCCGTACCCTCAGCTGCCCGAAAAGCGGCTTTCGCCCTGACCGCCTGCGCCGTCCTGCTCGCCGCCTCCGCCTGCACGGGGCAGCCCGGCTCCGGTGCCACGGACGACGCCTCGAAGGACACGACGATCAACTTCTGGCACGCCTGGAGCGCGCCGAACGAGGTCAAGGCGGTCAAGTCCCTGGTCGCCGGCTTCGAGAAGGCGCACCCCAACATCCACGTGAACGTCGTCGGCAACATGACCGACGACAAGATCAACCAGGCGCTGCGGTCCGGCGGCGACAAGGCGCCGGATGTGATCTCCTCGTTCACCACCAACAACGTGGGCAAGTTCTGCTCCTCGGGCGCGCTGGTCGACCTCAACCCCTTCTTCAAGAAAGCGGGGATCGACCCGGAGAAGACGTTCCCGAAGCCGATGAACGAGTACACCCAGTTCGACGGCAACCGCTGCACGGTGCCGCTGCTCGGTGACGCCTACGGGCTCTACTACAACAAGACCGCGTTCCGGAAGGCCGGCATCGCGCGTCCGCCGAAGACCTGGTCCGAGTTCGAGGCCGACGCCAAGAAGCTGACGATTCCGCAGGGCGACGGCTACCAGCAGCTGGGATTCATGCCGGACTACCACGGCTGGGAATCCACCACGGAGCACTACTTCGCGCAGTTCTCGCCGACGTACTTCGACAAGGACGGCAAGTCCGACCTCGCCAAGGACCCGGCGTTCCAGCAGGGCTTCGCACTCCAGAAGCGGCTCGTGGACGAACTCGGCGGATTCCAGAAGCTGGAGAGGTTCCGGGCCACCCTCGGCGACGAATGGGGCCCCAAGCACCCCTTCCACACCGGCCAGGTCGCCATGCAGCTCGACGGCGAGTGGCGGCTCGGCATGGCCGAGCAGGCCAAGCCGGCGTTCGGCATCGGGGTCGCCCCGCTGCCCGTGCCCGACGACCAGGTGAACCAGTACGGCAAGGGCTACATCACCGGCACCATCGCGGGCATCGCCGCCACCAGCCACAAGCAGAACGCGGCCTGGGAGTTCGTGAAGTACGTCAGCACGGACACGGACGCGGTGGTCGGATTCGCCAACGACATCCACAACGTCCCCTCCACGCTGGCCGCGCTGAAATCCCCCAAGCTGAAGTACGACCCGCGTTTCAAGACCTTCCTGGACATCGCCGCCAACCCCTACTCCGCCACGACTCCCGCCTCCGTCAACGGCGGCCAGTACCTCGTGACGATCCAGCAGTTCGGCTACGACTACGAAAGCGGCAAGGTCACCGACCTGAAGGCCGGCCTGAGGAAGACGGCGGCACAGATCGACACCGACATCGCGCAGGCGAAGTAG
- a CDS encoding ROK family transcriptional regulator, whose amino-acid sequence MAGTAGTPGTPRVLRAMNDRAALDLLLEHGPLSRTRIGKLTGLSKPTASQLLARLEAAGLVRVTGTSEGRPGPNAQLYAVNPGAAYAAGLDVTPTRIRAAVADITGRTVGEFELPTPGRRPAQPVVQQVTDALDGAVKAAGLARSDVHRLVIGTPGAFDPNTGRLRYASHLPGWHSPSLLDELAAALPMPVEYENDVNLVALAEQRLGAARGHGDFVLLWNQEGLGAALVLGGRLHRGWTGGAGEVGFLPVPGTPLVRQVTKANSGGYQELAGSQAVPKLARELGIADVPSGPYPDVAAALVARAADHATGPYRELLRTYATRLATGLASLVSVLDPELVVLSGTALTAGGEVLRALVQAELAELAAARPRLVVGDVHEHPVLRGALESALGTTRDEVFDTSR is encoded by the coding sequence ATGGCAGGAACCGCCGGTACGCCGGGCACCCCGCGCGTGCTGCGCGCCATGAACGACCGCGCCGCCCTGGACCTGCTGCTGGAGCACGGTCCGCTGTCGCGCACCCGGATCGGGAAGCTCACCGGCCTGTCCAAGCCGACCGCCTCCCAGCTGCTGGCCCGCCTGGAGGCGGCCGGGCTGGTCCGGGTGACCGGCACCAGCGAGGGCCGCCCCGGCCCCAACGCCCAGCTGTACGCGGTCAACCCCGGCGCCGCGTACGCCGCGGGGCTGGACGTCACCCCCACCCGCATCCGCGCCGCGGTCGCCGACATCACCGGCCGCACGGTGGGCGAGTTCGAACTGCCCACGCCGGGACGGCGGCCGGCGCAGCCCGTCGTCCAGCAGGTCACCGACGCCCTCGACGGCGCCGTCAAGGCCGCCGGTCTCGCCCGCTCCGACGTGCACCGGCTGGTCATCGGCACCCCGGGCGCCTTCGACCCGAACACCGGCCGGCTGCGCTACGCCTCCCACCTGCCCGGCTGGCACTCCCCCAGCCTGCTCGACGAGCTCGCCGCCGCCCTGCCGATGCCGGTGGAGTACGAGAACGACGTCAACCTCGTCGCCCTCGCCGAACAGCGGCTCGGGGCGGCCCGGGGCCACGGCGACTTCGTGCTGCTGTGGAACCAGGAGGGGCTCGGAGCCGCCCTGGTCCTCGGCGGCCGGCTGCACCGGGGCTGGACCGGCGGCGCCGGCGAGGTCGGCTTCCTGCCGGTGCCGGGCACGCCCCTGGTGCGGCAGGTGACCAAGGCCAACAGCGGCGGCTACCAGGAGCTGGCCGGCTCCCAGGCCGTACCGAAGCTGGCCCGGGAACTCGGCATCGCGGACGTGCCGTCGGGGCCGTACCCGGACGTGGCCGCCGCCCTCGTCGCCCGCGCCGCCGACCACGCCACCGGCCCCTACCGGGAGCTGCTGCGCACCTACGCGACCCGGCTCGCCACCGGTCTCGCCTCGCTCGTCTCCGTCCTCGACCCCGAACTCGTCGTCCTCAGCGGCACCGCACTGACGGCCGGCGGCGAGGTGCTGCGCGCCCTCGTCCAGGCCGAGCTGGCGGAGCTGGCCGCGGCCCGCCCCCGGCTGGTCGTCGGCGACGTCCACGAACACCCCGTCCTGCGCGGCGCGCTGGAGTCCGCGCTCGGCACCACCCGCGACGAGGTCTTCGACACCTCGCGCTAG
- a CDS encoding Uma2 family endonuclease: MSLLLQLRSRQTPHVGTGNGYRFTDGTGGTAALLIPDLYALRHKPGPTDESHNAAHPGWYPADLLALVGEVTSTDHETDTGPKFRTYAAAGIPVHVLIDRHSKSAHCYTDPIPPATTPPRRTTPPTPR; encoded by the coding sequence CTGAGCCTGCTCCTCCAGCTGCGATCCCGCCAGACCCCGCACGTCGGCACGGGCAACGGCTACCGATTCACCGACGGCACCGGCGGCACGGCGGCCCTGCTCATCCCGGACCTGTACGCACTGCGCCACAAGCCCGGCCCCACGGACGAGTCCCACAACGCCGCACACCCCGGCTGGTACCCCGCGGACCTGCTCGCCCTGGTCGGCGAAGTCACCTCCACCGACCACGAGACCGACACCGGCCCCAAGTTCCGCACCTACGCCGCCGCCGGCATCCCCGTCCACGTCCTCATCGACCGCCACTCCAAGTCGGCCCACTGCTACACGGACCCGATCCCCCCGGCGACGACCCCACCGAGGCGTACTACGCCACCGACACCAAGGTGA